A single window of Leishmania braziliensis MHOM/BR/75/M2904 complete genome, chromosome 27 DNA harbors:
- a CDS encoding D-lactate dehydrogenase-like protein, giving the protein MTGPLKQGEYNVGTFEERQAKYAACIAGLRKVLRNPERQLEVRKNKLDVYSKDHSYHMHVLPAAAVQPSSVEEVVAVVKVCAAHKVPMTPRGTGTGIEGGAIPYAGGVVIDTVGLTRMDFDVDNACVWVGAGVTKKALNNAAGEKGFLFGPDPASNPSVGGMVSTSASGMSTLRYGTTRENVISLRVVTPSGDVVQTRQVVRKSSTGLELTQLYIGSEGTLGIVCEVCFRLFPLTKYSAGGYAAFESTGDAVRAVVAMRQRGVPQTLLRCELMNKGIVEATNSYSKMSLPEMAIVLLEFTGNDSRLSDIKRDYKCVENIFKEVGKAKVMHYLRSGKEMGDVWTARRSCYFAAMRCRGKEEKVFGTDVCVPISRLTEIIEYTEAEFAKMNKKCFICAHISDGNYHLVVPFAHKEEMAELRVLETKMIKRAIELGGTISGEHGIGVGKVHLVVGEHGQSHIDVQEVIKTALDKDNLMNPGAFYPFQQRLYPTAHL; this is encoded by the coding sequence ATGACGGGCCCACTGAAGCAGGGCGAGTATAATGTGGGCACCTTCGAGGAGCGGCAGGCGAAGTACGCGGCGTGCATCGCGGGGCTTCGAAAGGTTCTGAGGAATCCTGAAAGGCAGCTGGAAGTACGTAAAAACAAGCTGGATGTGTACAGCAAGGATCACTCGTACCACATGCATGTGcttcctgccgctgcggtaCAGCCGAGCTCTGTGGAGGAGGTCGTGGCCGTAGTAAAGGTTTGCGCGGCGCACAAGGTGCCCATGACGCCGCGCGGCACTGGCACTGGTATCGAGGGTGGAGCCATTCCTTACGCTGGCGGTGTCGTGATTGACACAGTGGGACTCACCCGCATGGACTTCGACGTCGACAATGCGTGTGTATGGGTTGGCGCTGGCGTGACAAAGAAGGCGCTGAACAATGCGGCGGGCGAGAAGGGATTTCTGTTCGGGCCAGATCCTGCGTCAAACCCGTCCGTTGGCGGAATGGTGTCAACGTCCGCGAGCGGGATGTCGACGCTGCGCTACGGGACGACGCGCGAGAACGTGATTTCCCTACGCGTTGTGACGCCGAGTGGTGACGTTGTGCAGACACGGCAGGTTGTGCGGAAGTCGTCTACTGGGCTTGAGCTGACGCAGCTGTACATTGGGAGCGAGGGCACTCTGGGGATTGTGTGCGAGGTGTGCTTCCGACTGTTCCCCTTGACGAAGTACTCCGCTGGCGGCTATGCCGCCTTCGAATCCACAGGTGATGCAGTGCGGGCTGTCGTCGCAATGCGGCAGCGTGGTGTGCCGCAGACACTGCTGCGATGCGAACTGATGAACAAGGGGATCGTTGAGGCAACGAACAGCTACAGCAAGATGTCGCTTCCAGAGATGGCAATTGTGCTGCTGGAGTTCACTGGCAATGACTCTCGGCTGAGTGACATTAAGCGTGACTACAAGTGCGTGGAGAACATTTTCAAGGAGGTGGGGAAGGCGAAGGTGATGCACTATTTGCGGTCTGGTAAGGAGATGGGGGACGTGTGGACGGCGCGGCGCTCCTGCTACTTTGCCgcgatgcgctgccgcggcaaggaggagaaggtgtTCGGCACAGATGTATGCGTGCCCATATCGAGGCTGACGGAGATTATCGAGTACACGGAGGCCGAGTTTGCAAAGATGAACAAGAAGTGCTTCATCTGCGCACACATCAGCGACGGCAACTACCACCTGGTCGTTCCTTTTGCCCAcaaggaggagatggcggagctgcgTGTGCTGGAGACGAAAATGATCAAGCGCGCCATCGAGCTCGGAGGCACGATTTCTGGGGAGCACGGCATCGGCGTGGGAAAGGTCCACCTCGTCGTCGGAGAGCACGGCCAGTCACACATCGATGTGCAGGAGGTGATCAAGACTGCGCTGGACAAGGACAACCTGATGAACCCTGGCGCATTTTACCCCTTCCAGCAGCGCTTGTATCCCACGGCACACCTGTGA
- a CDS encoding putative branched-chain amino acid aminotransferase, which produces MFLSRLWRQGSAACDSKAPVASFTAAALTKKLVTNPPPLPPMKGVAFGTVFSPHMVLIDYEDGKWGAPQIVPFANFSFPPQTSCLHYATQCFDGMKVYADIDDITKVSKGEKLGKQNLRLFRPERHVARFNDSMHALCFPGFDEAEMLKIITEFVKTEKNYVPKEHGYSLYLRPAAIGTAACLGATPSRSVRLFVIASPVGPYYPLPEGHSDGVIIKPVSLLVEETRKRAWPGGTGGRKVGANYAGPLLVQDEAKARGYNQVLWLGAQDEVQEAGFMNFCTMWKTKEGKTELVTAPLDGTILPGVTRDSILELARSWGEFEVSVRPYYVSELIEALQEGRVIECFGCGTALVVSPVNMLAYRGKEYSVPFPAQSYASRFLQAIIDIQYGKTPSPWSVKIEA; this is translated from the coding sequence ATGTTCCTTAGTCGACTATGGCGCCAGGGTAGCGCGGCGTGTGACAGCAAGGCCCCTGTCGCCTCCTttacggctgctgcgcttaCCAAGAAGCTGGTGACCAacccaccgccgctgccgccgatgAAGGGGGTCGCCTTCGGCACCGTCTTCAGCCCGCACATGGTTCTCATTGACTACGAGGACGGCAAGTGGGGTGCGCCGCAGATCGTTCCTTTCGCCAACTTTTCGTTTCCGCCGCAGACGTCGTGCCTGCACTACGCTACACAGTGCTTTGATGGAATGAAGGTGTATGCGGACATTGATGACATCACGAAGGTCTCGAAGGGTGAGAAGCTGGGGAAGCAGAACCTGCGCCTGTTCCGCCCTGAACGGCATGTTGCTCGCTTCAACGACAGCATGCACGCCCTGTGCTTCCCCGGCTTTGACGAGGCAGAAATGCTGAAGATCATCACAGAGTTTGTGAAGACAGAGAAGAATTACGTGCCGAAGGAACACGGCTACTCCCTGTACTTGCGTCCGGCTGCGATCGGTACTGCAGCTTGCCTCGGCGCCACTCCCTCAAGGTCTGTGCGTCTCTTCGTGATTGCCTCGCCCGTGGGGCCGTACTACCCGCTTCCAGAGGGCCACTCGGATGGGGTGATCATCAAGCCTGTGAGCCTGCTCGTGGAGGAGACGCGCAAGCGCGCGTGGCCTGGAGGTACGGGAGGCAGAAAAGTGGGTGCCAACTACGCTGGCCCGCTGCTGGTTCAGGACGAGGCGAAAGCTCGGGGCTACAATCAGGTGTTGTGGCTCGGTGCCCAGGATGAGGTGCAGGAGGCCGGCTTTATGAACTTCTGTACAATGTGGAAGACGAAGGAGGGCAAGACGGAGCTGGTCACCGCACCACTGGACGGGACGATCCTGCCCGGCGTGACGCGCGACTCGATCCTGGAGCTTGCCCGCTCGTGGGGCGAATTCGAGGTGTCTGTGCGTCCGTACTACGTGTCTGAGCTGatagaggcgctgcaggagggtCGCGTGATTGAGTGCTTCGGATGCGGCACGGCCCTCGTCGTGTCTCCCGTCAACATGCTTGCCTACCGCGGCAAGGAGTACAGCGTACCGTTCCCTGCACAGAGCTACGCGAGTCGTTTCCTGCAGGCGATTATAGACATCCAGTACGGCAAAACGCCTAGCCCATGGTCCGTGAAGATCGAGGCTTAA
- a CDS encoding putative ribonucleoside-diphosphate reductase small chain, with the protein MSSTEANGTAAAKRPREEDAEVEVACTSMDGAAADVAKTEDLVIKPIATGAEVLLADKVAEGTNAEEEPLQQENPFRYVLFPIQYHDIWRKYKEQESCIWTVEEIDLGNDMKDWVALNDGERHFIKHVLAFFAGSDGIVVENLAQRFMSDVKVPEARAFYGFQLMMENIHSETYSVLLDTYITDSEEKLRLLHAIQTIPCIQKKAEWAVRWIGSSASFQERLIGFAAVEGIFFSGSFCALFWLKKRGLMPGLTFSNELISRDEGLHTDFACLLYNSHIKHKLPRERVLEIIVDAVNIEREFICDALPVRLIGMNAELMAQYIEFVADRLLVSLGEEKHYNATQPFDFMEMISLQGKTNFFEKKVGEYQKAGVMSAEGTSKKFSLSEDF; encoded by the coding sequence ATGTCGTCTACCGAAGCCAACGGgacggctgctgcgaagcGTCCGCGCGAGGAGGATGCAGAAGTGGAAGTGGCTTGCACGTCGATGGACGGCGCGGCTGCCGATGTTGCCAAGACGGAGGATCTCGTCATAAAGCCAATCGCGACCGgcgccgaggtgctgctggcggacaAGGTTGCCGAGGGGACGaacgcggaggaggagccgctgcagcaggagaaccCGTTCCGCTACGTTCTCTTCCCCATCCAGTACCACGATATCTGGCGCAAGTACAAGGAGCAGGAGAGCTGCATCTGGACGGTAGAGGAGATCGACCTGGGCAACGACATGAAGGACTGGGTGGCGCTGAACGACGGGGAACGGCACTTTATCAAGCACGTgcttgccttcttcgccggGAGCGACGGCATCGTCGTCGAGAATCTTGCCCAGCGTTTCATGAGCGACGTGAAGGTGCCGGAGGCGCGCGCGTTCTACGGATTCCAGCTGATGATGGAGAACATCCACTCAGAGACATACTCTGTGCTACTGGACACGTACATCACAGACAGCGAGGAgaagctgcggctgctgcacgcgaTCCAGACGATCCCATGCATCCAGAAGAAGGCGGAGTGGGCTGTGCGGTGGATTGGGAGCAGCGCGAGCTTCCAGGAGCGGCTGATCGGCTTTGCCGCAGTGGAGGGCATCTTCTTTTCCGGATCCTTCTGCGCGCTGTTCTGGCTGAAGAAGCGCGGTCTGATGCCGGGGTTGACGTTCAGCAACGAGCTCATCTCGCGCGACGAGGGCCTACACACGGACTTCGCGTGTCTGCTGTACAACTCGCACATCAAGCACAAACTGCCGCGCGAGCGCGTGCTGGAGATCATTGTGGATGCGGTGAACATCGAACGCGAGTTCATCTGCGACGCGCTTCCGGTGCGGCTGATTGGCATGAATGCCGAGCTGATGGCGCAGTACATTGAGTTCGTCGCGGACCGGCTGCTTGTGTCGCTGGGCGAGGAGAAGCACTACAACGCGACTCAGCCCTTTGACTTCATGGAGATGATCTCGCTGCAGGGCAAAACGAACTTCTTTGAGAAGAAGGTGGGCGAGTACCAGAAGGCCGGCGTGATGAGCGCGGAGGGGACGTCGAAGAAGTTCTCCCTCTCAGAGGACTTCTAA